From the genome of Saccharomyces eubayanus strain FM1318 chromosome X, whole genome shotgun sequence, one region includes:
- the TMH11 gene encoding Tmh11p → MEHPAFTLGLLTATGGLMGYYRKGSIPSLVSGLVFGSVYGVAGYLLHFNRDGGLEMALGASTLLLGAGIIRGMPSRFTKPVPVVLTALGGVGSYYYYNKYKEFYP, encoded by the coding sequence ATGGAACATCCAGCATTTACATTGGGTCTTTTAACCGCTACCGGTGGTCTCATGGGTTACTACCGTAAGGGCTCCATCCCATCCTTAGTATCCGGGTTGGTATTCGGTAGTGTGTACGGTGTTGCCGGGTACTTGCTGCACTTTAACAGAGACGGTGGGCTGGAAATGGCCCTGGGTGCATCGACCTTGTTGCTCGGTGCAGGGATCATTAGAGGTATGCCTTCCAGGTTCACCAAGCCTGTCCCCGTTGTTCTAACCGCTTTAGGTGGGGTTGGTAGTTACTACTACTATAATAAATACAAGGAATTTTACCCTTGA
- the STE18 gene encoding Ste18p — MSVVQNSPRLQEPQEEQQQQLSLKIKQLKLKRINELNNKLRKELSRERITASNACLTIINYTSNTKDYALPELWGYPSAGSNHFREGLRKAQKNNHLSNSNNACCTLM; from the coding sequence ATGTCTGTAGTTCAGAACTCACCACGGCTGCAAGAGCCTCAGGAggagcagcagcagcagctctcgttaaaaataaaacagttgaagttgaaaagaatcaaCGAACTAAACAATAAACTAAGAAAAGAGCTCAGTCGTGAAAGAATCACCGCTTCGAATGCATGCCTTACGATAATAAACTACACTTCAAACACAAAAGATTACGCTCTACCCGAGTTATGGGGGTACCCCAGCGCAGGTTCGAATCATTTTAGAGAAGGTTTAAGAAAGgctcaaaaaaataatcatttgtcaaattcaaataatgCTTGTTGTACGCTTATGTAA
- the EMC2 gene encoding Emc2p: protein MLIFVSRDILIALVDKFIEEVSIFDYLSNYRGVNDIEECAGNTTSRAEDKSKTMMKDLVREKLLTIMNTKAYTRFNPEQLLKLENEVKLYMKCGDSALTEGNYFFLMEMLFYVLVYLNQDVDAQVIYNTLRDRLGESSYKMVIMKATLLQINGDDKGAIEYLEKLLKDDLEYETDFVTYVSIAKKLIAIKTNAKDLNQEAVLQELVKLMDKFPLDAELWWYANEIYFEMGQFERARYCLEQVLCITPFNYVCFGKLSETLYYEALRNKKQAKSELLDKALKNALRSVELSELYLKGWALVNVISREIGESKNKLIKLSESKLKEISTKSNSKDKITAELILNKV from the coding sequence ATGTTGATATTCGTCTCGCGTGACATTTTAATAGCGTTGGTTGATAAATTCATAGAAGAAGTGAGTATCTTTGACTATTTGAGTAACTATAGAGGGGTCAATGACATTGAAGAATGTGCTGGAAACACAACAAGTCGAGCCGAGGATAAATCgaaaacgatgatgaaAGATTTGGTTAGAGAAAAACTCTTGACTATTATGAATACCAAGGCATATACTCGATTTAATCCGGAACAGTTACTGAAACTGGAAAATGAGGTAAAACTCTACATGAAATGTGGAGATTCCGCACTAACAGAGGGCAactacttcttcttgatggaAATGCTTTTCTATGTTCTGGTTTACTTAAACCAAGACGTGGACGCGCAAGTTATTTATAATACACTGAGAGATCGTCTTGGTGAGAGTTCGTATAAGATGGTCATTATGAAAGCCACCCTATTGCAAATAAATGGTGATGATAAGGGTGCTATTGAGtatttagaaaaattattgaaggaCGATCTAGAATACGAAACAGACTTCGTTACCTATGTCTCCATTGCTAAGAAATTGATAGCGATCAAGACGAATGCCAAGGATTTAAACCAGGAAGCCGTTCTGCAAGAATTGGTGAAGTTGATGGATAAGTTCCCTCTAGATGCTGAATTGTGGTGGTATGCCAATGAGATTTATTTCGAAATGGGCCAATTTGAAAGGGCCCGCTATTGCTTGGAACAGGTCCTGTGCATCACCCCATTCAATTATGTTTGTTTTGGTAAGCTAAGTGAAACTCTATATTATGAAGCCCTTCGTAACAAAAAACAAGCCAAATCTGAGCTCTTAGACAAGGCGTTGAAGAACGCTCTAAGAAGCGTGGAATTGAGCGAACTGTACCTGAAGGGATGGGCATTGGTTAATGTGATTTCTCGGGAAATAGGGGAGAGTAAGAATAAACTGATCAAGTTGTCTGAATCTAAATTAAAGGAGATCTCTACTAAGTCCAACAGTAAGGACAAAATTACGGCTGAATTGATTTTAAATAAAGTAtga